A region from the Aliarcobacter thereius LMG 24486 genome encodes:
- the rpsJ gene encoding 30S ribosomal protein S10, with amino-acid sequence MEKIRLKLKAYDHRVLDRSVASIVEAVKRTGADLRGPIPLPTKIRRYTVIKGPHVNKDSREQFEIRVHTRMIDIISATADTVDSLMKLDLAPEVDVEVRSMGQE; translated from the coding sequence ATGGAAAAAATCAGATTAAAGCTTAAAGCTTATGATCATAGAGTTTTGGATAGAAGTGTTGCTTCAATAGTTGAAGCTGTTAAAAGAACTGGTGCTGATTTAAGAGGTCCAATCCCTCTACCAACAAAAATCAGAAGATATACAGTTATCAAAGGTCCTCACGTAAACAAAGATTCAAGAGAGCAATTTGAAATCAGAGTTCATACAAGAATGATTGATATTATTTCAGCAACAGCTGATACAGTTGATTCATTAATGAAATTAGATTTAGCTCCAGAAGTTGATGTTGAAGTAAGATCAATGGGTCAAGAATAA
- the rplC gene encoding 50S ribosomal protein L3 gives MEFIVQKIGMSRTVTVPSTAVTLLKVLDAKVCQVTDGVALVSYSNGKKINKAIEGQQKKYNLSKEFNRFVTLTVANTEAGDLEVSGLGEAKVVKTTFKTKGRGFSGVVKRWNFAGGRNAHGHRMGKRTGSIGNCEFPGRVQPGKKMPGQYGNTNVSVKNEVLSFDAESGILVLKGSVSGANGTLGKIKVAK, from the coding sequence ATGGAATTTATAGTTCAAAAAATCGGTATGAGTAGAACAGTTACTGTTCCAAGTACTGCTGTTACACTTTTAAAAGTTCTTGATGCAAAAGTATGTCAAGTAACTGATGGTGTTGCACTAGTATCTTATAGCAATGGTAAAAAAATTAACAAGGCTATCGAGGGACAACAAAAAAAATATAACTTAAGTAAAGAGTTTAATAGATTTGTAACTTTAACAGTAGCTAATACTGAAGCTGGAGACTTAGAAGTTTCTGGATTAGGTGAAGCTAAAGTTGTAAAAACTACTTTTAAAACAAAAGGTAGAGGTTTCTCTGGAGTTGTTAAAAGATGGAATTTTGCTGGTGGAAGAAATGCTCACGGGCACAGAATGGGTAAAAGAACAGGTTCAATTGGTAACTGTGAATTCCCAGGAAGAGTTCAACCAGGTAAAAAAATGCCAGGACAATACGGAAATACAAATGTATCTGTAAAAAATGAAGTTCTATCATTTGATGCTGAGTCTGGAATTTTAGTATTAAAAGGTTCAGTTTCTGGTGCAAATGGAACATTAGGAAAAATAAAGGTTGCTAAATGA
- the rplD gene encoding 50S ribosomal protein L4 has translation MSKAIVLNAKFENSGEVVLPASFDEINKHNLYLYVKSYLSALRSNTSAVKTRAEVSGGGKKPKAQKGSGGARWGSKRSPLFVGGGVIFGPTKRNYEQKVNKKQKALALKYALNAQANNGSLFVVDSLAVESGKTKDAVAVLSKLNKRDTLIIVDSIDEKTYLSFRNLKNCYMIEKQEVNAYLLAVYHSVLIEKSVLEALTKEA, from the coding sequence ATGAGTAAAGCAATAGTATTAAATGCAAAATTTGAAAATAGTGGTGAAGTAGTTTTACCAGCTAGTTTTGATGAGATAAATAAACATAATTTATATTTATATGTTAAGTCATATTTATCAGCTTTAAGATCAAATACATCAGCTGTTAAAACTAGAGCAGAAGTAAGCGGTGGTGGTAAAAAACCAAAAGCTCAAAAAGGTTCAGGTGGAGCTAGATGGGGTTCTAAAAGATCACCATTGTTTGTAGGTGGTGGAGTTATATTCGGACCAACTAAAAGAAACTATGAGCAAAAGGTAAACAAAAAACAAAAAGCTTTAGCACTTAAATATGCTTTAAATGCACAAGCAAACAATGGTTCACTTTTTGTTGTTGATTCATTAGCTGTTGAGTCAGGAAAAACAAAAGATGCAGTTGCAGTTTTAAGTAAATTAAATAAGAGAGATACATTAATTATCGTTGATTCAATTGATGAAAAAACTTATTTATCATTTAGAAACCTTAAAAACTGTTATATGATTGAAAAGCAAGAAGTAAACGCTTATTTACTTGCTGTATATCACTCTGTACTAATTGAAAAATCAGTACTTGAAGCATTAACAAAAGAGGCTTAA
- a CDS encoding 50S ribosomal protein L23: MADITDIKSILYTEKTIELQENGVIVVQTSPRMTKTSLKEVFKEYFGVTPTKINSLRQDGKVKRFRGKLGKRVDFKKFYVTLPEGAAIANLSA, encoded by the coding sequence ATGGCAGATATTACAGATATTAAATCAATATTATATACAGAAAAAACAATTGAGCTTCAAGAAAATGGTGTTATTGTTGTACAAACAAGTCCAAGAATGACAAAAACAAGCTTAAAAGAAGTGTTTAAAGAGTATTTCGGAGTAACTCCAACAAAAATTAACTCTTTAAGACAAGATGGTAAAGTTAAAAGATTTAGAGGAAAACTTGGAAAAAGAGTTGACTTTAAAAAATTCTATGTAACATTACCTGAGGGCGCAGCTATTGCGAACCTATCAGCATAA
- the rplB gene encoding 50S ribosomal protein L2 has protein sequence MSIKKFRPITPARRFMSVIESSDITSKPTVRSLLVRVKASAGRNNNGRITSRHKEAGAKKLYRIIDFKRNKFGIEGTISTVEYDPYRNCRICLVSYADGEKRYIIQPSGMKVGDKVQSALSGLDILPGNAMQLVSIPVGTMVHNIELKPGKGAQFARSAGGYAQIMGREDKYVILRLPSGEMRKILGVCMATIGVVGNEEYINMVVGKAGRNRHLGIRPQTRGSAMNPIDHPHGGGEGKTNSGRHPVTPWGMPTKGYKTRKKKASDKLIISRRKK, from the coding sequence ATGTCAATTAAAAAATTTAGACCAATAACTCCTGCTAGAAGATTTATGTCAGTTATTGAAAGTTCTGATATTACTTCAAAACCAACAGTTAGATCTTTACTTGTAAGAGTAAAAGCAAGTGCTGGTAGAAATAATAACGGTAGAATTACTTCAAGACACAAAGAAGCAGGTGCAAAAAAACTTTATAGAATTATTGATTTCAAAAGAAATAAATTTGGAATAGAAGGAACAATTTCAACTGTTGAGTATGACCCATACAGAAATTGTAGAATTTGTTTAGTTTCATATGCTGATGGAGAAAAAAGATATATTATTCAACCATCGGGAATGAAAGTTGGAGACAAAGTTCAATCTGCTTTAAGTGGACTTGATATTTTACCAGGAAATGCTATGCAATTAGTAAGTATTCCAGTTGGTACTATGGTTCACAATATTGAACTAAAGCCTGGAAAAGGTGCTCAATTTGCTAGATCTGCTGGTGGATATGCACAAATTATGGGTAGAGAAGACAAGTATGTTATTCTAAGATTACCATCAGGTGAAATGAGAAAAATTCTTGGAGTTTGTATGGCTACAATTGGTGTAGTTGGAAACGAAGAGTATATTAATATGGTTGTTGGTAAAGCTGGAAGAAACAGACACCTTGGAATTAGACCTCAAACAAGAGGATCTGCAATGAACCCAATCGATCACCCACACGGTGGAGGAGAAGGTAAAACAAATTCAGGTAGACATCCAGTTACTCCATGGGGTATGCCAACTAAAGGTTATAAAACTAGAAAGAAAAAAGCTAGTGATAAACTAATCATTTCAAGAAGAAAGAAGTAA
- the rpsS gene encoding 30S ribosomal protein S19 produces the protein MARSIKKGPFVDSHLLKKVVAANSSKDKKPIKTWSRRSTILPDMIGITFNVHNGRNFVPVVVTENHVGYKLGEFAPTRTFKGHKGSVQRKA, from the coding sequence ATGGCAAGATCAATAAAAAAAGGACCTTTTGTAGATTCACACTTATTAAAAAAAGTAGTGGCTGCTAATAGTTCAAAAGATAAAAAACCAATTAAAACATGGTCAAGAAGATCAACAATTCTTCCAGATATGATTGGTATAACATTTAATGTACATAATGGTAGAAATTTTGTTCCTGTGGTAGTTACAGAAAACCATGTTGGATATAAATTAGGTGAGTTTGCACCAACTAGAACGTTTAAGGGCCATAAAGGTTCTGTTCAAAGAAAGGCGTAA
- the rplV gene encoding 50S ribosomal protein L22, producing the protein MARAILKFIRVSPIKARLIAREVQGMNAEYAIASLQFTPNKAAALISKVIASAVANSGLDPADAVITSARVDKGPVLKRFTPRARGSASPKHKPTAHIMIEVAASTKGDK; encoded by the coding sequence ATGGCAAGAGCGATATTAAAATTTATTAGAGTTTCTCCAATTAAAGCTAGACTTATTGCAAGAGAAGTTCAAGGAATGAATGCAGAGTATGCAATTGCATCTTTACAATTTACTCCAAATAAAGCTGCGGCATTAATTTCAAAAGTAATAGCTTCAGCAGTAGCAAACTCAGGATTAGATCCAGCAGATGCAGTAATTACAAGTGCTAGGGTAGATAAAGGACCAGTTCTTAAAAGATTTACTCCAAGAGCAAGAGGTTCAGCTTCTCCAAAGCATAAACCAACAGCGCATATTATGATTGAAGTTGCAGCATCTACAAAAGGAGACAAGTAA
- the rpsC gene encoding 30S ribosomal protein S3, with amino-acid sequence MGQKVNPIGLRLGINRNWESRWFPKFETMPANVAEDDKIRKFVKKELYYAGIAQTVIERTAKKVRVTVVAARPGIIIGKKGADVEKLKDSLSKLVGKEIAVNIKEERKPQVSAQLSAENVAQQLERRVAFRRAMKRVMQNALKGGAKGIKVSVSGRLGGAEMARTEWYLEGRVPLHTLRARIDYGFAEAHTAYGCIGIKVWIFKGEVLAKGIPTEKSENTESKPKRRPAKKRGK; translated from the coding sequence ATGGGTCAAAAAGTTAATCCAATAGGTTTAAGATTAGGTATTAATAGAAACTGGGAATCAAGATGGTTTCCAAAATTTGAAACAATGCCTGCTAATGTAGCTGAAGATGACAAAATTAGAAAATTTGTTAAAAAAGAGTTATATTATGCTGGAATTGCTCAAACAGTTATTGAAAGAACTGCAAAAAAAGTTAGAGTAACAGTAGTTGCTGCAAGACCTGGAATTATCATTGGTAAAAAAGGTGCTGACGTAGAAAAACTAAAAGATTCTCTATCTAAACTTGTAGGAAAAGAGATAGCAGTAAATATTAAAGAGGAGAGAAAACCACAAGTATCTGCTCAATTATCTGCTGAAAATGTTGCTCAACAATTAGAAAGAAGAGTTGCATTTAGAAGAGCTATGAAAAGAGTTATGCAAAATGCACTAAAAGGTGGAGCAAAAGGTATTAAAGTATCTGTTTCTGGAAGACTTGGTGGAGCTGAAATGGCTAGAACTGAGTGGTATTTAGAAGGAAGAGTTCCATTACATACTTTAAGAGCTAGAATTGATTATGGTTTTGCTGAAGCTCATACAGCTTATGGTTGTATTGGTATTAAAGTTTGGATATTCAAAGGTGAAGTTCTTGCAAAAGGAATCCCAACTGAGAAATCTGAGAATACTGAGTCTAAACCAAAAAGAAGACCAGCAAAGAAAAGAGGTAAATAA
- the rplP gene encoding 50S ribosomal protein L16 has translation MLMPKRTKFRKMMKGRNRGEAHRGNSLAYGDFGIKAVEHGRVDSRQIEASRVAMTRKVKRQAKVWIMVFPDKPLTAKPLETRMGKGKGSVDKWVMNIKPGRVCFEMAGVDEELAREALALAMHKLPFKTKFITRDSENELY, from the coding sequence ATGTTAATGCCTAAAAGAACAAAATTTAGAAAGATGATGAAAGGAAGAAATCGAGGTGAAGCTCATAGAGGTAACTCTTTAGCTTATGGAGATTTCGGAATTAAAGCAGTTGAACACGGAAGAGTAGATTCAAGACAAATCGAAGCTTCTAGGGTTGCAATGACTAGAAAAGTTAAAAGACAAGCAAAAGTATGGATTATGGTATTCCCTGACAAACCTCTTACAGCTAAACCACTTGAAACAAGAATGGGTAAAGGTAAAGGTTCAGTAGACAAATGGGTTATGAACATTAAGCCAGGAAGAGTATGTTTTGAAATGGCTGGTGTTGATGAAGAATTAGCAAGAGAAGCTTTGGCTTTAGCTATGCACAAATTACCATTTAAAACTAAATTTATAACAAGAGATAGCGAAAATGAACTATACTGA
- the rpmC gene encoding 50S ribosomal protein L29, which produces MNYTEIKDKSLVELQALLKEKKVLLFELKAKLKTMQLTNTSELNVAKKDIARIQTAITAVKAN; this is translated from the coding sequence ATGAACTATACTGAGATTAAAGACAAAAGCTTGGTAGAATTACAAGCGTTATTAAAAGAGAAAAAGGTGCTACTTTTTGAATTAAAAGCTAAGCTAAAAACTATGCAGTTAACTAATACATCTGAGTTGAATGTAGCAAAAAAAGATATTGCTAGAATTCAGACTGCTATTACAGCTGTTAAAGCTAACTAA
- the rpsQ gene encoding 30S ribosomal protein S17, which produces MSHKREIQGVVVKKSGDKTASVLVTRSVLHPKYHKTVKRFKKYLIHDEKNELNEGDTVIAVECRPLSKTKSFRLKTVVATGVK; this is translated from the coding sequence ATGTCACACAAAAGAGAGATTCAAGGTGTAGTTGTTAAAAAATCTGGTGATAAAACAGCTTCTGTTTTAGTTACAAGATCAGTTTTACACCCAAAATATCATAAAACTGTTAAAAGATTTAAAAAATATTTAATTCATGATGAAAAAAATGAGTTAAATGAAGGTGATACTGTGATCGCAGTTGAATGTAGACCATTGTCAAAAACTAAATCTTTTAGATTAAAGACAGTAGTTGCTACAGGAGTTAAATAA
- the rplN gene encoding 50S ribosomal protein L14, giving the protein MIQSFTRLNVADNTGAKEIMCIKVLGGSKRRYATVGDVIVASVKKALPTGKIKKGQVVKAVIVRTHKEVQRENGSLIRFDDNAAVILDTKREPIGTRIFGPVAREVRYSGFMKIVSLAPEVL; this is encoded by the coding sequence ATGATTCAAAGTTTTACAAGATTAAATGTAGCTGATAATACAGGTGCAAAAGAGATTATGTGTATCAAAGTTTTAGGTGGTTCTAAAAGAAGATATGCAACTGTTGGAGATGTAATTGTAGCTTCTGTTAAAAAAGCTCTTCCAACTGGAAAAATCAAAAAAGGGCAAGTTGTTAAAGCAGTTATCGTTAGAACTCATAAAGAAGTTCAAAGAGAAAATGGTTCATTAATTAGATTTGATGACAACGCAGCTGTTATTTTAGATACTAAAAGAGAGCCTATTGGAACAAGAATTTTTGGACCAGTTGCCAGAGAAGTTAGATATTCAGGATTTATGAAAATCGTTTCACTTGCACCGGAGGTATTATAA
- the rplX gene encoding 50S ribosomal protein L24 codes for MSIKLKIKKGDTVKIIAGDDKGKTGEVLQVLPKSNQVIVKDCKVAKKTVKPDQERNPDGGFINKEMPIDISNVAKVEG; via the coding sequence ATGTCTATTAAGTTGAAAATTAAAAAAGGTGATACAGTTAAAATCATTGCTGGTGATGATAAAGGAAAAACTGGAGAAGTTTTACAAGTATTACCAAAATCAAACCAAGTAATCGTAAAAGATTGTAAAGTTGCTAAAAAAACAGTTAAACCAGACCAAGAAAGAAATCCAGATGGTGGATTTATAAATAAAGAGATGCCAATTGATATTTCAAATGTGGCAAAAGTGGAAGGGTAA
- the rplE gene encoding 50S ribosomal protein L5 — protein MASRLLERYKAEIKPVLETEFPKNKTLTAKVDKIVISVGAGEAMKDTKLIQNIQDTISLIAGQKAVKVIAKKSVAGFKVREGMPVGVKVTLRGQNMYYFLDKLCSIALPRVKDFRGVNKNGFDGRGNFNFGLDEQLMFPEVVYDNIIKTHGMNISISTSATSDAEAYRLLELIGIPFSKGRA, from the coding sequence ATGGCATCAAGACTATTAGAAAGATATAAAGCTGAAATTAAACCAGTTCTTGAAACAGAGTTTCCTAAAAACAAAACTTTAACAGCTAAAGTTGATAAAATTGTTATCTCTGTTGGTGCTGGTGAAGCTATGAAAGATACAAAGCTAATCCAAAACATCCAAGATACAATCTCTTTAATTGCAGGTCAAAAAGCAGTTAAAGTTATTGCTAAAAAATCTGTTGCTGGATTTAAAGTTAGAGAAGGAATGCCTGTTGGTGTTAAAGTAACATTAAGAGGTCAAAATATGTATTACTTCTTAGATAAACTTTGCTCAATTGCATTACCAAGAGTAAAAGACTTTAGAGGTGTTAATAAGAATGGATTTGATGGTAGAGGAAACTTTAACTTCGGACTTGATGAACAATTAATGTTCCCAGAAGTAGTTTATGATAACATCATTAAAACACATGGAATGAATATTTCAATATCTACAAGTGCAACAAGCGATGCTGAAGCATATAGACTATTAGAGTTAATTGGAATTCCATTTTCAAAAGGAAGAGCGTAA
- a CDS encoding type Z 30S ribosomal protein S14, whose protein sequence is MAKKSMIAKQQRTPKFAVRAYTRCSVCGRPHSVYKDFGLCRVCLRKMANEGLLPGVRKASW, encoded by the coding sequence ATGGCAAAAAAATCTATGATCGCTAAACAACAAAGAACACCTAAGTTTGCTGTAAGAGCATACACAAGATGTTCTGTTTGTGGAAGACCTCACTCAGTATATAAAGATTTTGGTCTATGTAGAGTTTGTTTAAGAAAAATGGCTAACGAAGGTTTATTACCTGGTGTTAGAAAAGCTAGTTGGTAG
- the rpsH gene encoding 30S ribosomal protein S8 has translation MMNDLIADALTRIRNASMRRLEVTTLIHSNTVAGVVNVLLQKEYISGFKVIEGTNNKKTIQVELKYDDKEKSAINEIVRVSKPGRRVYKPASEIKNFKNGYGTIILSTNKGVIANDEAYAANVGGEVLCTVW, from the coding sequence ATGATGAATGATTTAATCGCAGATGCTTTAACTAGAATAAGAAATGCTTCTATGAGAAGATTAGAAGTTACAACACTAATACACTCTAACACAGTGGCTGGTGTGGTTAATGTCCTTTTACAAAAAGAGTATATTTCTGGTTTTAAAGTTATCGAAGGTACAAATAATAAAAAGACGATTCAAGTTGAATTAAAATATGATGATAAAGAAAAATCAGCAATTAACGAAATTGTAAGAGTTTCAAAACCAGGAAGAAGAGTTTATAAACCAGCTTCTGAAATTAAAAACTTTAAAAATGGTTACGGTACTATTATTCTTTCAACTAACAAAGGTGTTATTGCAAATGATGAAGCATATGCAGCTAATGTTGGTGGAGAAGTACTTTGTACTGTTTGGTAG
- the rplF gene encoding 50S ribosomal protein L6, protein MSRIGKRPIAIPAGIEVTIDGTQISVKKGNNVSVVETHGRVDAKVEDKQLVLSKVGDTKESAAFWGTYRALSANAINGLHEGFTKTLEINGVGYKAAVKGNVLELILGYSHPINFEIQKGLEISVEKNIITVKGADKQQVGQAAAIIRGFRKPEPYKGKGVKYTDERIIRKAGKTAKK, encoded by the coding sequence ATGTCTAGAATTGGAAAAAGACCTATCGCAATTCCTGCAGGAATTGAAGTAACAATAGATGGAACACAAATTAGTGTTAAAAAGGGAAACAATGTTTCAGTAGTTGAGACTCATGGAAGAGTTGATGCAAAAGTTGAAGATAAACAATTAGTTCTTTCAAAGGTTGGTGATACAAAAGAATCAGCAGCTTTCTGGGGAACATATAGAGCTTTATCAGCAAATGCTATCAATGGACTTCACGAAGGTTTTACTAAAACTTTAGAAATCAATGGAGTTGGGTATAAAGCAGCTGTAAAAGGTAATGTTTTAGAGTTAATCTTAGGATATTCTCACCCAATTAATTTTGAAATTCAAAAAGGTTTAGAAATCTCGGTTGAGAAAAATATAATTACTGTTAAAGGTGCAGATAAACAACAAGTTGGTCAAGCTGCTGCAATTATTAGAGGCTTTAGAAAACCAGAACCTTACAAAGGTAAAGGTGTTAAGTATACTGATGAGAGAATCATCAGAAAAGCTGGAAAAACGGCTAAGAAGTAA
- the rplR gene encoding 50S ribosomal protein L18 translates to MSRVKDLAKKIALRIKRKKRVRANIFGTAEKPRVTIFKSNKFISAQAINDAEGRTLASISSQAMGLNGNKENASKVAAEFASKLKAAGIDTVVYDRNGYLYHGVVAAFADALRENGIKL, encoded by the coding sequence ATGAGTAGAGTAAAAGATCTAGCAAAAAAAATTGCTTTAAGAATTAAAAGAAAGAAAAGAGTTAGAGCTAATATTTTTGGTACAGCAGAAAAGCCAAGAGTAACTATTTTTAAATCTAATAAATTCATTAGTGCACAAGCTATTAATGATGCTGAAGGTAGAACTTTAGCTTCAATTAGCTCTCAAGCTATGGGATTAAATGGAAATAAAGAGAACGCTTCTAAAGTTGCAGCTGAGTTTGCTTCTAAGTTAAAAGCAGCTGGAATAGATACAGTAGTATACGATAGAAACGGATATCTTTATCATGGTGTTGTTGCAGCATTTGCTGACGCATTAAGAGAAAATGGTATTAAATTATAA
- the rpsE gene encoding 30S ribosomal protein S5 produces MAVNREDFQEAIVKIGRVTKVVKGGRRFRFTALVVVGDKNGTVGFGTGKAKEVPDAIKKALDDAFKSLVTISIKGTTIAHDIEHKYNSSKILLKPASEGTGLIAGGAARPVLELSGLKDIIAKSLGSNNPNNLVQATVEALARIKG; encoded by the coding sequence ATGGCAGTAAATAGAGAAGACTTTCAAGAAGCAATCGTTAAAATCGGAAGAGTAACAAAAGTTGTAAAAGGTGGAAGAAGATTCAGATTTACAGCTTTAGTTGTTGTTGGTGATAAAAACGGAACAGTAGGATTTGGAACAGGAAAAGCAAAAGAGGTTCCTGATGCAATTAAAAAAGCTTTAGATGATGCATTTAAAAGTTTAGTAACTATCTCAATTAAAGGTACTACAATTGCACATGATATTGAACATAAATATAATTCAAGTAAAATATTATTAAAACCAGCTTCTGAAGGAACTGGATTAATAGCTGGAGGAGCTGCTAGACCTGTTCTTGAGCTTTCTGGTTTAAAAGATATTATTGCTAAATCTTTAGGTTCAAATAATCCAAATAACCTTGTACAAGCTACAGTTGAAGCACTTGCAAGAATAAAAGGATAA
- the rplO gene encoding 50S ribosomal protein L15: MILDNLQAACGSTREAKRKGRGQGSGNGKTAGKGHKGQRARAGYNVKRGFEGGQQPLSRRLPKVGFVSRVVKPYSLNVDKITAIASLDEITLESIKTVYKLSKSVEKVKLIGATAKNLSVKIKDENVTTTGK, encoded by the coding sequence ATGATATTAGACAATTTACAAGCTGCTTGTGGAAGTACAAGAGAAGCTAAAAGAAAAGGTAGAGGTCAAGGTAGTGGTAATGGTAAAACAGCTGGTAAAGGACATAAAGGTCAAAGAGCTAGAGCTGGTTACAATGTAAAAAGAGGTTTTGAAGGTGGACAACAACCACTTTCAAGAAGATTACCAAAAGTAGGATTTGTTTCAAGAGTAGTTAAACCTTATTCACTAAATGTTGATAAAATTACAGCTATTGCTTCTTTAGATGAAATTACTTTAGAGAGTATTAAAACTGTATATAAACTATCAAAAAGTGTTGAAAAAGTTAAACTTATTGGAGCTACTGCTAAAAATTTAAGTGTTAAGATTAAAGACGAAAACGTTACAACTACTGGTAAATAA
- the secY gene encoding preprotein translocase subunit SecY: protein MSKDLINKIFITLGFIFLYRLLAYVPVPGVNIDVVKEFFDSNAGNALGLVNMFSGNAVERLSIISLGIMPYITASIIMELLAATFPALAKLKKERDGMQKYMQIIRYTTIVITLIQSIGVSIGLNSLTGQGGQAAISIDMNTFIAVSAISMLTGTMLLMWIGEQITQRGIGNGISLIIFAGIVSAIPSAIGGTVDLVNNGQMSIFAVIGILLIILATVGAIIYVELGERRVPVSYSRKVIMQNQHKRVMNYIPIKVNLSGVIPAIFASAILMFPATVLQGSQNPYLVVIADYLNPSSYTFNLFMFLFVVFFAFFYASITFNAKDISENLKRQGGFIPGVRPGESTAGYLNDVAGRLTFWGAIYLGLISTLPWLIVKAMGVPFYFGGVSVLIVVQVAIDTMRKIEAQQYSSKYQTLSAVGL, encoded by the coding sequence ATGAGTAAAGATCTAATAAATAAGATTTTTATTACATTAGGTTTTATTTTTCTTTACAGGTTACTGGCTTATGTGCCAGTACCTGGAGTAAATATAGATGTAGTAAAAGAATTTTTTGATTCAAATGCAGGAAATGCATTAGGATTAGTAAATATGTTTAGTGGAAATGCAGTTGAAAGACTGAGTATTATCTCACTAGGTATTATGCCTTACATCACAGCTTCTATTATAATGGAACTTCTAGCAGCAACTTTTCCAGCTCTTGCAAAATTAAAAAAAGAGCGAGATGGTATGCAAAAATATATGCAAATCATTAGATATACAACTATAGTTATTACTTTAATCCAATCTATTGGTGTTTCAATTGGTCTAAACTCTTTAACAGGGCAAGGTGGACAAGCAGCAATTTCAATAGATATGAATACATTTATAGCAGTTTCAGCTATTTCTATGCTAACAGGAACAATGCTTTTAATGTGGATTGGAGAGCAAATTACTCAAAGAGGTATAGGAAATGGTATTTCATTAATTATCTTTGCAGGTATTGTTTCAGCAATTCCAAGCGCTATTGGTGGAACTGTTGATTTAGTTAATAATGGACAAATGAGTATTTTTGCAGTTATTGGAATTTTACTTATAATTCTTGCAACTGTTGGAGCTATTATTTATGTTGAATTAGGTGAAAGAAGAGTTCCAGTTTCTTATTCAAGAAAAGTAATTATGCAAAATCAACATAAAAGAGTTATGAATTATATTCCAATTAAAGTAAATTTAAGTGGAGTAATACCAGCAATTTTTGCAAGTGCAATTTTGATGTTTCCAGCAACTGTTTTACAGGGTAGTCAAAATCCATATCTAGTAGTAATTGCTGATTATTTAAATCCAAGTTCTTATACTTTTAATCTATTTATGTTCTTATTTGTAGTTTTCTTTGCATTCTTTTATGCATCAATTACATTTAATGCAAAAGATATTAGTGAAAATTTAAAAAGACAAGGTGGTTTTATTCCTGGTGTTAGACCTGGAGAAAGCACTGCTGGATATTTAAATGATGTAGCTGGAAGATTAACTTTTTGGGGAGCAATATATCTAGGGCTTATCTCAACTTTACCTTGGTTAATTGTAAAAGCTATGGGTGTACCATTTTATTTTGGTGGGGTATCTGTTTTAATTGTAGTTCAAGTTGCTATTGATACTATGAGAAAAATTGAAGCTCAACAATATTCGAGTAAATATCAAACTCTAAGCGCGGTTGGACTTTAA